The genomic region TGATATTGTCATCACCATGAATTTCATAACTTGCTTTTCCCTTAAATCCTTTTTGTTTAAAGTTGCCGAAGTAAACCGTAGTAGTTTGTAAGTTATAACTACTTATTTGAGAGGAAGTGAACCAATCATCAGGAGTTAACTCTTGTGGTAGTGGTATAGGTGATATTTTCAACCATCTTTTTTGCCATGAATAAAATATGGTTTCGGGAATTGGAAATAAAGAATTACGGTGTTGTTGCTTAATGGCCGTGGGTGAGTGCCATTGCAAGTTAATAAATTCTTGTGGTGGACTTTCTACTAGTTCTTCCCAGCTTTGGTATCTAACCCAAATGTTATTAGTTTCAGGGGAAACTTGCACATTATAAATAGAGATTGTGGTATTACCTAATCTTAGTTCCTGTTGATCAATTTCGGCTAGTATACATAATAGTTCACTAATCTTCTGATCATCTAGTAGTGTTAATCGGACATGACACAGTTGTCCTTCCTCAATTTCATGTTCTTTTCCCTTAGTTCGCAAAGGAGATAGAGTGAATAATTTATAATCATACTGTTTATGTATGTACTCTGCATATTCTGGACTAATGCGATTAAATAGATTAAAAACTAATGCGTGCAACCACTTACCCCCACTAGCAGAGCGAGTAAGTTGGGAATGAGGGAAAAAATGGATTAACATACTAACTGGCATTTTCTTTGTGATTTTACTGACTAATTTTACCTGTGGATAATTTGGATAATTACTGGTGCTATAGTTAAAACTGTATAACAACAACTGTAGTAAATTTGATGACAGATGACTAAACGGAAAAGTTCTCACTGCGCAACGGAGAGGATGTTATTCCTACTCCGCTATCTCTCAGAAGGACCTCATTCTATACATGAGTTAACAGAACGGCTTATGAACGATCAAGGATACCAGTACAATCGTGTTACTATACAAAATGACTTAAGCCGATTAAAAGAGTGGGGATTTTGTTTGGAGGTAGAGAAGAAAAAACGAGTTTTGAGATCTCCTGCTTTTCCCTTTAATTTACCTGAAATTACATTAAATTCTGTAAGACTTGCTTTTAAACTATTGGACGATATTGGTTTAAAAGCTTATGCTGCTTCTTTGTCCCAAATAACAAAGATTATTCCCGATTCTCAGCAGAAACTACTACAAAAAAGCACCGCATTTAATGTAATACCTCAAAATTTGATTAATTTATCAGATCACTATTCTAATATTCAAACACTAGAATATGCGATTTCTCATCGTCAAGAAGTTGAGTTTGAATATTCAAGTAAAAAATCAACTCAAGGTGAGGTTTTTTTACGTCAAGTTGAACCAATAAGTTTAGATTGGAGAGAAGGTAAATTATACCTATTAGCTTATAATTATAAAGTACACAAAAATCAAGAAATAGATTTTCGTGTTGATAGAATTTTGGGTAAGGTCAAAGTCTTACCTATCAAATTTGCCCCTAGAATTCCTATGACCCACCCTATTTCGTTTCGCATTTGGGGAAATGTTGCTAAACAATATCAACCAAGTTTTTATCGTGAAGATTCACCAATTAAAGATCCCTGTATTTATCATGAAGATGCTCTATTAATCCACGCTGAAGTTACAGATTATTTCTGGGCTAAACAGCGGTTACTAAAATATTTACCTTTTGTGCAAGTTACTAGGCCAGATTCTTTGGTTGAGGAATTTAAACAAATTACAGAGGAAATGGTAAAATTATATTTGCACTGAAGTATGAATTATTTAGAGTAGTTAACATTGATAGGTAAGAACGTAGATTGGGTTGAAGTATGAAACCCAACACCACGGGTCTCGTTACTCGACCCATCCTACAAATAATTGTGCCTCCCTACTTATGACCAGTGAACAAACTGATCAAGAGATGATAATTGAATGGTCGTGATTGGGGGAATTAATACTTTCCATCAGAAAAGCGTTTAGGTCAAAGGACAAATGATACTTAGCTTTATGATGCTGAACTTCACCCGATTTAAATTCTATGACTTCAAATAATGGAGGTAAATGTTTTTGTTGAGTGATATTAAAAGCTGATCCAGAGTTAATATAGATAATCGCATCTCTTTTTTTTAAAACTTCATTAAGTAATGATAGATTCGTAAAATCTTCAATCTTAGTAGTTTCAATTGATAATCCTGTAACCCTTTTAACTTTTCCTAGAGGTAACTTAGATATTTTTCTTTTGACAATTTCTTGTTTTTCCTTATCATATTGATAATAGAAAAATTGACTTTGGTGAGTAAAATGCCATTTTCGTGGCTCGGTTAAATCATCATAAACCATGGCATAAATCATCGGTTCACTTTGATAAATTTGCTTGCAATATTTATCAAATCCTGGATGATTCGAGTATGTTTCTAACTTATTTAAAAATGTTTGTTTATTAACAAACTGGCATTTAGTGCGTCGCAATAGATAAGTCAAGGAATAACTATGAAATGGGAAAGAATTTTCTTCTTGAGATTTTAGAGAGTCAAAATAAGGTATTTCTAAGTCAATTAATGGTTGGAGAACTTTGCTTTGTTTATCAAAGTTCATCATGCGATAGATATTATTTTCCAATATACCACCTCCATTACGAAAGCCCAAAATCCCGGTAATAGTCCCATTACCAACCATTTTTTTTAAGTTTTTGCCGATATTCTCTCGATTATAACCTGGATATAGTCGGATAATTAATTCACTTAATTGCTCTCTGGTAATTTTTCTTTCTGCAGTTTCTTCTATCCTTCCTGTATGGGGGTTTTTCCCATATTCATAACATTTTAGATAGATTTGACAGGTATACTCTGCTTCTATAGGTGAGTAAATACTAAGATAATTACTAAATCTTTCAGGTTCAAACCAGTGGAATGCTTGTTTAATTTGTTGGGTAAATGTATCACGTTCCATTTCGTGGGAAAGCAGTGGATACTCTTGGAAATAGTTAAAAACCTCTGTCGGTACTATAGCTATAACTTGGTTATTAGCAGAATCGCGTCCATTCCTACCAATTCTCCCTAATCTCTGTAAAAACTGAGAGCTTGTTCTCCCCTCAAATAATAGTAAATCCTTGAAGTATTCATCTGTGAAATCTATTCCCACCTCGATCCCACTTGTTCCTGTCGTATGAACTTTTGTGAGAGCATCTTTTTTTTCCTGTGGTTGCACTAAACCATGAGCTTCTCCTACGTTTTCGTGTCCAAACATTTGACTTAGTGCTTGTTTTAATTTTCTAGCTGTACCCACAGAATCCATGACATATAAACAACGATGCTGGTTATTATCCAATAGTAGTTTTTTAATATCTGGTAACAATTCAAGGGCTTTGTTTTCCCCTTCCCATGCTCTTAGATTTCCTGGTACAAGAGTTAAGTTAATTTCTTCCATTACTGGGCGTCCTTCTTTTTCTCCCGGTTGTTCAATATTTAGTGCAGTGATGCCAAATTTTTCCAGATAGTGTAATTGTTGTCCAAACCCTTCTTTTGGATTTAAAGGTGTGGCAGATGAAAAAATGAAGTTATGAGGAATTTTATTTTCTATTTTATTAAAAAGCTGAGTTGCAAGTCCTACGAACCATACGGTAGAAGCCTGTTGTTTGATATTATATAAATGAAACTCATCAAAAATAATGGTTTTAAAATCTCTGATTAAAATGGAAAAAGCTGTGATATTTCTACCTGTATTTTCTTTACTATTAGCATAAAGATGATGACAAATTAGGTATAGTATATCCGGATTCGTTAAAACTATTTTTCCTCTACCCAAAATATACTCAATGAGTTTAATATTTCTTTCTCCTGCTTCTCTCTCTTCTCTGAGGAATTCACCATCAACTATTAATAAATCACCATC from Cylindrospermopsis curvispora GIHE-G1 harbors:
- the cas3 gene encoding type I-D CRISPR-associated helicase Cas3', coding for MKLKIKPVYYQTKLRTSVPFPELGNNISPYQHQIQTYCAIARNQNYKTASQWCNNCELVERCDINKFQPSDTHNSLCIINSAITGGGKTLANYAYSVEHCLNTSSGTKVLGVYPTNELLHDQKRAITKLFKQIHGREPTIGIDGDLLIVDGEFLREEREAGERNIKLIEYILGRGKIVLTNPDILYLICHHLYANSKENTGRNITAFSILIRDFKTIIFDEFHLYNIKQQASTVWFVGLATQLFNKIENKIPHNFIFSSATPLNPKEGFGQQLHYLEKFGITALNIEQPGEKEGRPVMEEINLTLVPGNLRAWEGENKALELLPDIKKLLLDNNQHRCLYVMDSVGTARKLKQALSQMFGHENVGEAHGLVQPQEKKDALTKVHTTGTSGIEVGIDFTDEYFKDLLLFEGRTSSQFLQRLGRIGRNGRDSANNQVIAIVPTEVFNYFQEYPLLSHEMERDTFTQQIKQAFHWFEPERFSNYLSIYSPIEAEYTCQIYLKCYEYGKNPHTGRIEETAERKITREQLSELIIRLYPGYNRENIGKNLKKMVGNGTITGILGFRNGGGILENNIYRMMNFDKQSKVLQPLIDLEIPYFDSLKSQEENSFPFHSYSLTYLLRRTKCQFVNKQTFLNKLETYSNHPGFDKYCKQIYQSEPMIYAMVYDDLTEPRKWHFTHQSQFFYYQYDKEKQEIVKRKISKLPLGKVKRVTGLSIETTKIEDFTNLSLLNEVLKKRDAIIYINSGSAFNITQQKHLPPLFEVIEFKSGEVQHHKAKYHLSFDLNAFLMESINSPNHDHSIIIS
- a CDS encoding helix-turn-helix transcriptional regulator; translation: MNDQGYQYNRVTIQNDLSRLKEWGFCLEVEKKKRVLRSPAFPFNLPEITLNSVRLAFKLLDDIGLKAYAASLSQITKIIPDSQQKLLQKSTAFNVIPQNLINLSDHYSNIQTLEYAISHRQEVEFEYSSKKSTQGEVFLRQVEPISLDWREGKLYLLAYNYKVHKNQEIDFRVDRILGKVKVLPIKFAPRIPMTHPISFRIWGNVAKQYQPSFYREDSPIKDPCIYHEDALLIHAEVTDYFWAKQRLLKYLPFVQVTRPDSLVEEFKQITEEMVKLYLH
- the cas6 gene encoding CRISPR-associated endoribonuclease Cas6, with the protein product MPVSMLIHFFPHSQLTRSASGGKWLHALVFNLFNRISPEYAEYIHKQYDYKLFTLSPLRTKGKEHEIEEGQLCHVRLTLLDDQKISELLCILAEIDQQELRLGNTTISIYNVQVSPETNNIWVRYQSWEELVESPPQEFINLQWHSPTAIKQQHRNSLFPIPETIFYSWQKRWLKISPIPLPQELTPDDWFTSSQISSYNLQTTTVYFGNFKQKGFKGKASYEIHGDDNIKKTANILSHFAFYCGTGYKTTIGMGQTNITSKSLDFSKDNNQPTNSNENPNI